The DNA window GAAGTTATTTCTTCCGAGAAGCTGGCTCGTGCCTGTTCCGTCAATTCTTCGCAAATCAGAAAAGATCTTGCCTATTTTGGTGAGTTCGGTGTGCGTGGTGTTGGGTACTACGTTCAAGAACTGATTACTTCAATCAAGCAGTCCCTTGGTATTGACCGGTTATGGAAATGCGCTCTTATCGGCGTTGGCAATATGGGCAGTGCCCTTTTGCGTCATCACGATTTCGAACGACGTGGATTTAAAATTTGTGCAGCTTTTGACTGTGATCCTGACAAGATCGGATTGGAGTTTGAAGGCATGGAAATTGTCTGTCCAACGCATTTGAAAGAGCAGGCCCCTGATTTGAACCTCGAAGTTGGCATTATCGCAACCCCGCCGGATCGCGCTCAGCGTGCCGCGAACCATCTTGTCGATGCCAATATCCGGGGAATCATCAATTTTGCCCCCTCTCGTATCAACGTACCGAAGCATATCCCCGTAGAGTATGTCGATTTCTTCGATCATCTCTACTCGATCGCTTTTCAAATCACTCTCGGCAACGATTAACTG is part of the Pseudodesulfovibrio sp. JC047 genome and encodes:
- a CDS encoding redox-sensing transcriptional repressor Rex, translating into MKSEHIPKATIGRLAVYIQVLENLLRDGNEVISSEKLARACSVNSSQIRKDLAYFGEFGVRGVGYYVQELITSIKQSLGIDRLWKCALIGVGNMGSALLRHHDFERRGFKICAAFDCDPDKIGLEFEGMEIVCPTHLKEQAPDLNLEVGIIATPPDRAQRAANHLVDANIRGIINFAPSRINVPKHIPVEYVDFFDHLYSIAFQITLGND